A window of the Kosakonia sp. BYX6 genome harbors these coding sequences:
- a CDS encoding lysoplasmalogenase: MLWSFIAVCFSGWLYVDASYRGPVWQRWVFKPVTLLLLLLLAWQAPMFDAISYLVLAGLCASLVGDALTLLPRQKLLYAIGAFFLAHLLYTIYFASQMTLTFFWPLPVILLIVGALLLGVIWTRLEELRMAVCTFVAMTLVMVWLAGELWFFRPTGQALSAFIGTALLLIGNIVWLGSHYRKRFSADNAISSACYFAGHFLIVRSLYI, encoded by the coding sequence ATGCTGTGGTCATTTATTGCTGTCTGCTTTTCCGGTTGGTTATATGTCGACGCTTCGTACCGCGGCCCGGTCTGGCAACGTTGGGTTTTTAAACCCGTCACCCTTTTGCTCCTGCTGTTACTGGCCTGGCAAGCACCCATGTTCGACGCCATCAGCTACCTGGTGTTAGCGGGTCTGTGCGCTTCACTGGTTGGCGACGCGCTCACCCTTCTGCCACGGCAAAAACTGCTGTACGCCATCGGGGCTTTTTTCCTCGCCCACTTGCTCTACACCATCTATTTCGCCAGCCAAATGACGCTCACCTTCTTCTGGCCGTTGCCAGTTATCTTGCTGATTGTCGGTGCGCTGCTGCTGGGGGTTATCTGGACGCGACTTGAAGAGTTGCGCATGGCGGTCTGCACGTTTGTCGCCATGACATTAGTGATGGTGTGGCTGGCGGGGGAATTGTGGTTCTTCCGACCCACCGGCCAGGCGCTGTCGGCATTTATTGGCACCGCGCTGCTGCTTATCGGCAACATTGTTTGGTTGGGCAGCCATTACCGTAAACGCTTTAGCGCTGATAACGCGATTTCCTCCGCCTGCTATTTTGCCGGGCACTTTCTGATCGTCCGTTCGCTGTATATTTAA
- the zntA gene encoding Zn(II)/Cd(II)/Pb(II) translocating P-type ATPase ZntA, with the protein MTAPTPSPNNKKAPQFAAVKLRPVEEKKAPCCADDCGETRVTPEITTTGERFSWFVSGMDCAACARKVENAVRQVDGVAQVQVAFATEKLIVVAQNDVREHVERAVQQAGYQLRSENSTPAPAPSRLRENLPIILLIVMMALSWALEQFNHPFGQAAFIATTLVGLWPIARQALRLMKSGSWFAIETLMSVAAIGALFIGATAEAAMVLLLFLIGERLEGWAASRARRGVSALMALKPDTATRLRNGDRQTVAASQLQPGDTIEVPAGGRLPADGRLLSAFASFDESALTGESVPVDRSAGENVPAGATSVDRLVQLEVVSKPGESAIDRILKLIEEAEERRAPIARFIDRFSRIYTPAIMAVALLVAVVPPLLFSASWLEWIYKGLALLLIGCPCALVISTPAAITSGLAAAARRGALIKGGAALEQLGSIQQVAFDKTGTLTIGKPQVAAITPFAGMEEAELLALSAAVEQGSTHPLAMAIVQEAQRRALTIPHAEDQRALAGKGIEAQIDGRQIRISAPEKLPEGVLDSSMLANINQQENHGQTVVVVQRDNEVIGTLALQDTLRDDAKAAVAELHALGVQGVILTGDNPRAAAAIAHELGLDFRAGLLPEDKVAAVRTLNEQAPLAMVGDGINDAPAMKASTIGIAMGSGTDVALETADAALTHNRLTGLGQMIRLARATHRNIRQNITLALGLKAVFLVTTLLGMTGLWLAVLADTGATVLVTANALRLLRSKD; encoded by the coding sequence ATGACCGCTCCCACCCCCTCACCCAATAATAAAAAAGCCCCGCAATTCGCGGCGGTCAAACTGCGTCCCGTCGAAGAAAAAAAAGCGCCGTGCTGCGCCGACGATTGCGGCGAAACCCGTGTCACGCCGGAAATCACCACCACGGGCGAGCGCTTTAGCTGGTTTGTTTCCGGTATGGATTGCGCTGCCTGCGCCCGCAAAGTGGAAAACGCAGTGCGCCAGGTGGACGGTGTCGCGCAGGTGCAGGTCGCTTTCGCCACCGAAAAGCTGATTGTCGTGGCGCAAAACGATGTACGTGAGCACGTGGAACGCGCCGTGCAGCAAGCGGGTTACCAGTTGCGCAGTGAAAACAGTACGCCTGCTCCCGCCCCGTCCCGCCTACGTGAAAACCTGCCGATCATCTTGCTCATAGTGATGATGGCGCTGAGCTGGGCACTGGAGCAATTCAACCATCCCTTCGGCCAGGCGGCATTTATCGCCACCACGCTGGTCGGCTTGTGGCCCATCGCCCGCCAGGCGTTGCGGCTGATGAAAAGCGGCAGTTGGTTCGCCATTGAGACCTTGATGAGCGTGGCGGCCATCGGCGCGCTGTTTATTGGTGCCACCGCCGAAGCCGCAATGGTGTTGCTGCTGTTTTTGATTGGCGAGCGCCTTGAAGGCTGGGCGGCCAGCCGCGCACGTCGCGGTGTGAGCGCGTTGATGGCGCTGAAACCGGATACCGCCACGCGCCTGCGCAACGGCGATCGCCAGACGGTTGCCGCAAGCCAATTGCAGCCAGGCGACACCATTGAAGTGCCGGCCGGTGGCCGTTTACCGGCGGATGGCCGCCTGCTGTCGGCTTTTGCCAGTTTTGACGAAAGCGCGTTGACTGGAGAATCCGTGCCGGTCGATCGCAGCGCGGGTGAGAACGTCCCGGCCGGAGCCACCAGCGTTGATCGGCTGGTTCAGCTTGAAGTGGTTTCCAAACCGGGCGAAAGCGCCATCGATCGCATCCTGAAATTGATTGAAGAAGCCGAAGAGCGCCGCGCACCGATCGCGCGTTTTATCGATCGCTTTAGCCGGATCTACACCCCGGCGATAATGGCCGTGGCGCTGCTGGTGGCGGTGGTTCCGCCGTTGCTGTTCTCCGCAAGCTGGCTTGAGTGGATTTATAAAGGGCTGGCATTGCTGTTGATTGGCTGCCCGTGCGCACTGGTGATTTCCACCCCGGCGGCCATCACGTCCGGGCTTGCTGCGGCGGCACGGCGCGGAGCGCTGATCAAAGGCGGTGCCGCGCTGGAGCAACTCGGCAGCATCCAGCAGGTAGCGTTTGATAAAACCGGTACGCTGACAATTGGCAAGCCGCAAGTGGCGGCTATCACCCCCTTCGCAGGCATGGAAGAAGCAGAATTGCTGGCGCTGAGTGCCGCGGTTGAACAAGGTTCCACACACCCGCTGGCGATGGCGATCGTGCAGGAAGCCCAGCGCCGCGCGCTCACTATTCCACACGCTGAGGATCAACGCGCGCTGGCCGGAAAAGGCATTGAAGCACAGATCGACGGGCGCCAAATCCGCATTAGCGCGCCCGAAAAACTGCCTGAAGGCGTGCTGGATAGCAGCATGCTGGCGAACATTAATCAGCAGGAAAACCACGGTCAGACGGTAGTGGTGGTTCAGCGAGACAATGAGGTCATCGGCACGCTGGCGTTGCAGGACACCTTGCGTGATGACGCCAAAGCGGCGGTGGCTGAACTGCATGCGCTCGGCGTCCAGGGTGTGATCCTGACGGGCGATAACCCGCGGGCAGCGGCGGCGATTGCCCATGAACTGGGGCTGGATTTTCGCGCCGGATTGCTGCCGGAAGATAAAGTGGCGGCCGTGCGCACGCTTAATGAGCAGGCACCGCTGGCGATGGTCGGCGATGGCATCAACGATGCCCCGGCGATGAAAGCGTCGACAATCGGGATTGCGATGGGCAGTGGCACGGATGTCGCGCTGGAAACCGCCGATGCGGCGTTAACCCATAACCGGCTGACCGGTCTGGGGCAGATGATCCGCCTGGCGCGCGCCACGCACCGCAACATTCGCCAGAACATCACTCTCGCGCTGGGGTTGAAAGCGGTCTTTTTGGTGACAACGCTGTTGGGAATGACTGGTCTGTGGCTGGCGGTGCTGGCGGATACGGGCGCAACGGTGCTGGTGACAGCCAACGCGCTGCGCCTGTTACGCAGCAAAGATTAG
- the tusA gene encoding sulfurtransferase TusA yields MTDPFSTADHTLDAQGLRCPEPVMMVRKTVRNMQIGETVLIIADDPATTRDIPGFCRFMEHELVAGQTESLPYRYLVRKTH; encoded by the coding sequence ATGACCGATCCGTTTTCCACCGCCGACCACACGCTGGATGCCCAGGGTTTACGCTGCCCGGAGCCGGTGATGATGGTGCGCAAAACCGTGCGTAATATGCAAATTGGCGAAACTGTACTGATTATCGCCGACGATCCGGCAACCACCCGCGATATTCCCGGCTTTTGCCGTTTTATGGAACATGAGCTGGTCGCCGGACAAACCGAATCTCTGCCGTATCGTTATTTAGTGCGTAAAACGCACTAA